From Deltaproteobacteria bacterium, one genomic window encodes:
- a CDS encoding cyclic nucleotide-binding domain-containing protein, translating to MPGTGEPELLAALRRLPHFAELTPELLSLVAARARLRTASRGDVLCRAGEPGEEFFLVIGGAVCIAVPSARGEEVVAELGAGEWFGEMALITGEPRSASAIAGTDAKLAVLARTDFLELVAQVPALGLAVSHVLSRRLRARLQGRPPRAAPSVVLAVTTAPNARNTTLVANLAAALAGESDCPLAFLDHAGGSSMAPAPGVKVLGNLPTDLTALRAAHRLALVRVSMTDARAPLFVKDADAVWALDVDDASGAVSAWVRSLAPAAPVTGISCEPLASPEQVNVTLDASVLEAAPLVQSAPRSSAARGLRGLARRLLGRRAGLALSAGGAKGLAHIGVLRCFERAGLEFDLIAGTSMGGIIGAFTAMGRESRALLRAFGPFVGDIRRTLLDFGLPEVSLLRGEKKRAAIREQVGERDIRDLALPFWTVAADLVSGREVVLGSGPLWQALDATSAIPGIFPPVAAGERLLIDGWVVNPIPVDVLRRQGADVVVAVDVAAGVDPTLKVDVASPPVAAAGGFQRLRQRLANPAIVRLVMRAMEVAARERTLANLALADACVQPDLVAYSVADFSRLPEIVERGEAAAEQALPAIRRALRRPVETSS from the coding sequence GTGCCCGGCACCGGCGAGCCCGAGCTGCTCGCAGCCCTGCGACGGCTGCCGCACTTCGCCGAGCTCACTCCCGAGCTGCTCTCGCTGGTCGCCGCCCGGGCCCGGCTGCGGACCGCCAGCCGAGGCGACGTCCTCTGTCGCGCCGGGGAGCCGGGCGAGGAATTCTTCCTGGTAATCGGCGGCGCGGTGTGCATCGCGGTGCCGAGCGCCCGCGGCGAGGAAGTGGTTGCCGAGCTCGGCGCGGGCGAGTGGTTCGGCGAGATGGCGCTCATCACCGGCGAGCCGCGATCCGCCAGCGCGATCGCCGGCACGGATGCGAAGCTCGCGGTGTTGGCGCGCACGGATTTCCTGGAACTAGTCGCCCAGGTGCCCGCGCTCGGCCTGGCGGTCAGCCACGTCCTCAGCCGCCGCCTCCGCGCCCGCTTGCAAGGCCGGCCGCCGCGGGCGGCACCGAGCGTCGTGCTCGCCGTCACGACGGCTCCGAACGCTCGCAACACGACGCTGGTGGCAAACCTCGCCGCGGCGCTGGCCGGCGAGAGCGATTGTCCGCTCGCCTTCCTCGACCACGCGGGCGGGTCGTCCATGGCGCCCGCTCCGGGCGTGAAGGTGCTTGGCAATCTGCCAACCGACCTGACGGCGCTCCGCGCGGCCCATCGCCTCGCGCTCGTGCGCGTGTCGATGACCGACGCGCGCGCTCCGCTGTTCGTGAAGGACGCCGATGCCGTGTGGGCGCTCGACGTCGACGACGCGTCAGGCGCGGTGTCAGCTTGGGTCCGATCCCTCGCGCCGGCGGCACCGGTCACCGGAATTTCGTGCGAGCCGCTGGCGTCGCCCGAGCAAGTGAACGTGACGCTGGACGCCAGCGTCCTCGAGGCCGCGCCGCTCGTCCAGTCCGCGCCACGCAGCTCGGCCGCCAGGGGCTTGCGCGGGCTGGCTCGTCGCCTGCTCGGGCGCCGAGCCGGCCTGGCTCTCAGCGCAGGCGGCGCGAAGGGGCTGGCGCACATCGGCGTGCTTCGCTGCTTCGAGCGTGCCGGCCTCGAGTTCGACCTGATCGCCGGCACGAGCATGGGCGGGATCATCGGGGCCTTCACAGCGATGGGGCGAGAGAGCCGCGCCCTCCTCCGCGCCTTCGGACCCTTCGTCGGCGACATCCGGCGGACGCTGCTCGACTTCGGACTTCCCGAGGTCTCCCTGCTGCGCGGCGAGAAGAAGCGTGCGGCGATCCGGGAGCAGGTCGGGGAGCGCGACATTCGCGACCTGGCGCTGCCGTTCTGGACCGTGGCCGCGGACCTCGTGTCGGGCCGTGAGGTGGTGCTGGGCAGCGGTCCGTTGTGGCAGGCGCTGGACGCGACCAGCGCCATCCCCGGCATTTTTCCGCCGGTCGCCGCCGGCGAGCGCCTGCTGATCGACGGCTGGGTGGTGAACCCGATCCCGGTGGACGTGCTCCGCCGCCAGGGCGCGGACGTGGTCGTCGCGGTCGACGTGGCCGCGGGGGTCGATCCGACACTGAAGGTGGACGTTGCGTCTCCGCCGGTCGCTGCCGCAGGAGGCTTCCAGCGCCTGCGCCAGCGCTTGGCGAACCCGGCGATCGTGCGACTCGTCATGCGGGCGATGGAGGTGGCGGCCCGTGAACGGACGCTGGCTAACCTCGCGCTCGCGGATGCCTGCGTGCAGCCCGACCTCGTCGCGTACTCCGTTGCGGACTTCTCGCGTCTGCCGGAGATCGTGGAGCGCGGAGAAGCCGCCGCCGAGCAGGCCCTGCCGGCCATCCGGAGGGCGCTGCGGAGGCCGGTGGAGACTTCGAGCTGA
- a CDS encoding cyclic nucleotide-binding domain-containing protein produces MDAALHPEAKRFLLSIAVFGALPDRAADKLLELIEVRRHHPGEVVCTEGEPGRQMFIVRSGQVEVTKQGQREGAPTCLARLGGGDCFGEMSLIDIQRRSATVTASQDTELYVLSNKDFYTLYTYDPEAYTLVIMNICREISRRLRSANNVIAGLLVRVEEYLRSNRELA; encoded by the coding sequence ATGGACGCAGCGTTGCATCCGGAGGCGAAGCGGTTCCTCCTGTCCATCGCGGTGTTCGGAGCCCTCCCGGACCGCGCGGCGGACAAGCTCCTCGAGCTCATCGAGGTGCGTCGCCACCACCCGGGCGAGGTCGTCTGCACCGAAGGCGAACCGGGCCGTCAGATGTTCATCGTCCGGTCGGGGCAGGTCGAGGTGACCAAGCAGGGGCAGCGGGAAGGAGCCCCGACTTGCCTGGCGCGTCTCGGTGGCGGCGACTGCTTCGGCGAGATGAGCCTGATCGACATCCAACGACGCTCCGCCACGGTCACCGCCAGCCAGGATACCGAGCTCTATGTCCTCTCCAACAAGGACTTCTACACGCTGTACACGTACGATCCCGAGGCCTACACACTCGTCATCATGAACATCTGCCGTGAGATCAGCCGGCGGCTGCGGAGCGCCAACAACGTCATCGCTGGCCTGCTGGTCCGCGTCGAGGAGTACCTGAGGTCGAATCGCGAATTAGCCTGA
- a CDS encoding GAF domain-containing protein, translating to MTVPGGEARLRLLYELGCAFAARLELDDLLPLVVAKCREALVAEGTAVLLLDPERNELYFPYVAEEDPEVAERLVALRFPADRGLAGAVAHSGQSVRVDDVAADPRFYGEIDRSSGLVTRSVIAAPLVAREGIIGVIEVVNPRSGAAFTDEDVQFLETLAASIAVAIENARLYARIKASEEKLRVQVGVLRRDLARRDRFTEMTGSGPGMADVFRLMESASASPITVLIEGETGTGKELVARGIHRAGARADGPFIALNCAALPETLLESELFGHRRGSFTGATQDRRGLFEAADAGTVFLDEVGDMPAPMQAKLLRVLQEGEVTPVGETRPRKVDVRVICATNRDLAAEVARRSFREDLYYRVGAFPILIPPLRERREDIPLLAHRFLAGAVERHRKQVPGIDPAALALLARFDWPGNIRELENEIERAVALAHDGEPIGPAHLSPKLGAAGTAPCASSQEATDTSARPGEAVSEGSPSRAESPLRSARAAFEARYITEVLRQQGGNVSRAARALGLSRVMLQKKMKDFGLR from the coding sequence ATGACGGTACCCGGGGGCGAAGCGCGGCTTCGCCTTCTCTACGAGCTCGGCTGCGCCTTCGCGGCGCGCCTCGAGCTCGACGACCTCCTCCCCCTGGTCGTGGCCAAGTGCCGCGAGGCCCTCGTCGCCGAAGGCACCGCCGTTCTGCTGCTCGACCCGGAGCGCAACGAGCTGTACTTCCCGTACGTCGCGGAGGAGGATCCCGAGGTCGCGGAGCGGCTCGTCGCCCTCCGCTTCCCGGCCGACCGGGGACTCGCCGGAGCGGTCGCTCACAGCGGCCAATCCGTGCGGGTGGACGACGTGGCCGCCGATCCGCGGTTCTACGGGGAGATCGACCGCAGCTCCGGACTGGTCACGCGCAGCGTCATCGCCGCTCCGCTCGTCGCCCGTGAGGGCATCATCGGCGTGATCGAGGTGGTGAATCCACGCTCGGGCGCAGCCTTCACGGACGAGGACGTGCAATTTCTCGAGACCCTGGCCGCGAGCATCGCAGTGGCGATCGAGAACGCGCGTCTGTACGCGCGCATCAAGGCATCGGAGGAGAAGCTTCGGGTCCAGGTCGGGGTGCTCCGGCGCGACCTCGCGCGTCGCGATCGCTTCACCGAGATGACCGGCTCGGGACCCGGGATGGCGGATGTGTTCCGATTGATGGAAAGCGCCTCGGCTTCTCCCATCACGGTGCTGATCGAGGGGGAGACGGGTACGGGCAAGGAGCTGGTCGCCCGCGGCATCCACCGGGCTGGCGCGCGTGCAGATGGACCCTTCATCGCCCTCAACTGCGCGGCGCTGCCCGAAACGCTCCTCGAGAGCGAGCTCTTCGGCCACCGCCGGGGATCGTTCACGGGCGCCACCCAGGATCGGCGGGGGCTTTTCGAGGCGGCCGACGCCGGAACCGTCTTCCTGGACGAGGTCGGGGACATGCCCGCGCCGATGCAGGCGAAGCTGCTGCGCGTCCTGCAGGAAGGCGAGGTGACGCCGGTCGGTGAGACACGCCCCCGCAAGGTCGACGTGCGGGTGATCTGCGCGACGAATCGCGACCTCGCTGCCGAGGTCGCCCGCCGCAGCTTCCGCGAGGATCTCTATTACCGCGTGGGAGCTTTTCCCATCCTAATCCCACCGCTCCGCGAGCGACGCGAGGACATTCCGCTCCTCGCCCACCGCTTTCTCGCCGGCGCTGTCGAGCGCCATCGCAAGCAGGTTCCCGGCATCGACCCGGCGGCGCTCGCGCTCCTCGCGCGGTTCGATTGGCCGGGAAACATCCGGGAGCTCGAGAATGAGATCGAGCGGGCCGTGGCGCTTGCCCATGACGGCGAGCCCATCGGGCCGGCGCACCTCTCGCCGAAGCTCGGCGCAGCCGGGACGGCGCCATGCGCATCATCGCAGGAGGCGACTGACACGTCCGCTCGGCCTGGTGAGGCGGTGTCGGAAGGCAGCCCGAGCCGCGCGGAGAGCCCGCTGCGCAGCGCGAGAGCGGCTTTCGAGGCGCGCTACATCACCGAGGTCCTCCGCCAGCAAGGCGGAAACGTCTCGCGCGCGGCGCGGGCGCTCGGCCTCTCCCGCGTTATGCTCCAGAAGAAGATGAAGGATTTCGGCCTGCGCTGA